AAGGCAGGTTATGACGATAAGGAAAAGACAGGTTTTATACAATATTTAGATTAAAACGAATGAGCCGTTTACAAAAAAGCAAATGGCTCGTTTCAGTTTGTAAAAAAGTCTGTATTTATAAAAATAGAGCAAATTCTCTATCCCTATAAGAACGTTTTGTGGGCTTTGCGTCCTTGCAAAGCCCTTGGGCATACACGCCCGGCGTCCGTGCCGGGGCTGAGTGTGGGGCTGCCGCCCTCACCCCGCTTGGGGCTACGCCCAAAGCAAGGACGCTTTGGTTGCTTGCCAAAAGTTTTGCACGATGCAAAACCAACATAGCAAGCAACGCTAAACACCCATTTTTAAAAATTATATAGATTTATCGACAGTCTGGAATGAGCCGTTTGCAAAAAAAGCAAACGGCTCGTTTCAGCTATATCAAAAGGCTTTTTAACGTTATCCGTCTGAATTACCGATTTGGCTGTCAATACACTAATTCTATGATTTCTATTGACTTGAAAGCCAAAAAAGGTTATACTTAAATATAGTGATAATAAAATCTGATAACTATAATCTGCAAAGGAGGGATAATGTGAATAATGCGGCGGAAAAGAACGCCCGTATACTTATTGTTGACGACTCTGAGATGAACCGTGATATGCTGAGCGATATGCTGAGCGATGATTATGATATTGTCGAAGCGGCTGACGGAGAAGAAGCGCTCAGCATCCTCAAAGAGCGTGTATATGATATAGATCTCGTTCTGCTTGATATAATAATGCCTGCTGTTGACGGATTCGGTGTGCTTGATGTTATGAAACGCTATCACTGGATAGATAACACTCCTGTAATAATGATTTCCTCCGAAACATCGCAGAGCTACATCCGAAAAGCGTTCGAACTCGGTGTTACCGACTATATTATCAGACCGTTTGACAGCTTTATCATACACAAACGTGTTTCGAATACGCTTATGCTCTACCGCAAGCAGAAAAAGCTGCTAAGTGCCCTTGAGGAGCAGGTTTACGAGAACGAAAAGAACAACAGTATGATGATAAACGTTCTTGCCCATATCGTTGAATTCAGAAACGGCGAGAGCGGAATGCACGTTCATCACATAAAACAGCTTACATCTATACTTCTGCAGAATCTTATCGAAAAGACGGACAAGTATCACCTTACAGAAAACGATATACTGCTTATCAGCACAGCATCCTCCCTGCACGATATAGGAAAAATCTCGATAGACGACAAGATACTCAACAAGCCAGGAAGACTGACGGCGGAAGAATTTGAGGTTATAAAAACTCACTCGGTCATCGGTGCGGAAATGCTTAACGATCTGCATAACACGCACAACTATCCCCTTTTTGACAAAGCCTATGAGATATGTCGCTGGCACCACGAGAGATATGACGGAAAAGGCTATCCCGACGGGCTGAAAGGCGAGGAGATACCTATCTCGGCTCAGGTCACTTCTCTTGCGGATGTATATGACGCACTGACAAGCAACCGATGCTATAAAAAGGCGTTTTCGCACGAAAAAGCGATGGAAATGATACTCGACGGGCAATGCGGTGCTTTCAACCCTGTGCTTCTTCAGTGCCTTAAGGACTGTGAAAAGCAGATCCTTGCGGAGTTTTCAGACTCGATAGACACAACTCAGGACGACAGACTGCTCATCCGTGCGACCGAGGAGCTTGTAGAAAACAAGATTTCTTCGGACAAAATCGACTTCTCCGCTCACCTGCCTATTGCCGCAAGAGATCGCTGGAATTTCTTCTCTGACGGCTCGGGAGAAATTCAGTTTGAGTATGACGCAATACTTGATGTACTGCGATTGACCAAATACGGCGCTAAGGTACTGGGACTTCAGGAGCTGACTATGCATCCGAGAGGTCTTAAGCAGGGTTATCTCGGCGCACAGAATATACAGACTATACTGGACGCTATGCAAAGCGAGGCTTCTTTAGAAAAGCCTGTCGTAAAAATAAAGAAGCATATTTCGCTAAACGGGCCACGTCGCTGGTACGAAATAAGGATAAGGACGCTCTGGAGCAACGAGGAAAATCCGAAATATACGGGTATACTCGGCAGAATAATTGATATAAATGACAGCGAGCTTGCTATTGTTCGTCCCGAATACCGCATTTCAGAAAACGACGACGCAGAAATAAGGCAAACGATAAGCAAGCTGACTCAGGTATTCGATGTGGTAAGACTGGTCGATATAACCGACAACGAAATCGTCAGAAGCGGCTGTAAGCCCGGCAACGAGGAAATGATAAACGCTTGCCGTGGGGATAAATGCTATGCGATATGGGGCAAGACACAGCGTTGCAAGAACTGCGTATCGTCAAAGGCTTTTGAAAAGCGTGGGCAGGTCAGCAAGCTGGAATTTGCCGACGACAGCATATTCCAGATAATTTCAAAATATGTTGAAATCAGCGGAAAGCCGTATGTGCTTGAGATGATATACAAGGATAATGACGGCGTTCTGCTCGGTGCTTACGGTAAAACCGATTTTATGGACAATATCGTAAACTATAACAGACAGCTGTATCACGATGCGCTGACAGGCACTTACAACCGCCGTTATTATGAAGAACAGGCTAAATCCATGCGTTATATTGACGCTGTTGCGATGCTTGACGCTAACAATTTCAAGGGCATAAACGATCATTACGGACACGCCGCAGGAGATTGCATGCTGAAGGCGGTATGCGAAAGCATAAAGGAATGTATAAGAAGCAGTGATATTCTTATAAGGCTTGGCGGCGATGAGTTTGTGCTTCTTATGGCTAATATTCCCGAAATTGTGTTTTATCAGAAAATTTCGGAGATAAAGCAAAGAATCTCGGAAATAAAGCTGCCTGATTACCCTGATATTAAATGTGCCGCCGCTATCGGCGGTGTGTACGGAATCCAACCGATAGAAAACGCATTGACAGAAGCAGACAGACTTATGTATTTAGATAAGAACGCTTCAAAGGAGGGAAAATGACTCTCGAAGAATGTTACAGGGCGCTAGGAGGAAGTTATTCGGAAGTTCTTGCAAGGCTGATTGACGACAAGATGATAACAAAATATCTCAACAAGTTCACAGAGGACACAAGCTACAGGGATATTTTCGCCGCACTTGAAAACAATGATTATGAAACGGCTTTTCGTGCGGCACATACGCTTAAAGGTATCTGTCTTAATCTCGGGCTTGAAAATCTCTACAAAGCCGCATATAAGGTCACCGAGGCTCTGCGTCAGAAAACGGACGAAACCACTCCGGAAATGCTGGACGAGCTGAAATCAAGCTACAACAGCTCAATCCTCGCAATACAGCAGCTTTAATATGCGGTTTTTGCCGCAGGTAAGCCGATATTCGCAGGGCTGTAAACGGCTCTGCGAATAATTATATCACGCAGAATTGCCGAAACGGCTTTAAGGCTCATACAAAGTACCTTGCTGTGAATTTCTGCATACTTTTATTGCCGTTCGTGGCTTTTCACTTGACGATAACCGTAAAAAACGGTATAATAATCTTATGCAAAAAATCAACCCGCCGGTTTTAAGAAAGGGACAAGCAATGACAGTTAGAGAAATGCAGGATGAAATCCTGAGAATAAAGAAAGAAAAAGACATCTGCATACTGGCTCACGCATATCAAAGACAGGATATACTGGATGTAGCCGATTTTGTCGGTGATTCGTTTGCATTGAGTCAGATGGCGGCAAAAGCGCCTCAAAGCACTGTTCTTATGTGCGGAGTACGCTTTATGGCTGAAACGGTAAAGATACTTTCACCTCAAAAGAAGGTTTTACTTTCAGACAGCAATGCAGGCTGTCCTATGGCTGAACAGATGGATAAGGACCTTATCCTGCAGCTTAAGGAGATGTACCCTGACTATAAGGTCGTGGCTTATATCAATACGACCTCGGAGCTTAAAACGGTATGCGATGTATGCGTGACCTCGTCAAGTGCTGTAAAGATAGTGAAAAAGCTGGACAGCGACAAGATACTCTTCATACCCGATTGCAACCTTGGCGATTATGTTCAGACGCAATGCCCCGACAAGACATTCAAGCTGGTGAGCGGCGGCTGTCCTACCCATCTGCGTATGACAGTAAAGGATGTTGAAAAAGCAAAGGCACAGCACCCTGACGCACTTCTTCTTGTTCATCCCGAATGTGCTCCGGCGGTAACGGCTCTTGCTGACTATGCAGGCAGTACAACGGGCATAATGAGTTATGCCAAAAAAAGTGACGCAAAAGAATTTATCATCGGCACAGAAAACAGCATAGTGGAGCATCTCAGCTTTGACGAGCCGGACAAGAAATTCTATCCGCTGTCAAAGGACTGCGTCTGTCACAATATGCACCTTACAAATCTCGCCACAGTATACAACTGCGTATGCGGCAATGCAGGAGAAGAAATCGTGCTTGACGAAGAAATCAGGCTCGGCGCAAAGCGTTGCATAGACGAAATGTTAAGGCTCGGCGACTGAGTGTATTATCTCATTTGTCAAAACGTGGCTCAAAACGCTTTTAACCCGCTGATTTCTTGACTTTTAAAGCGGTGTGAAATATAATAAATAAAACAGGCAAAAGAAGGACTGTCTGCAGCAGCAGGCTTTCCTTTAAGACAAAATGTTTATAAAAAGCATAAACTGAAAGGAATACAAATTGAAATTCAGAAGAAAATTAGCGGCGGTATTAGCCGGAATAATTACGGTAACCGCCTTTTCGGGCTGTTCAATGCTCGGCAATCAGACAACTAACGCACTCGGCACTTACGACTTTACACAGATGGATCTGGTACAGCTCAACAAGCCATCGGAGGGTCAGGACGTTGCAGTGATAGAAACAAATCTTGGCACGATAACGGCTGTTTTATATGCCGAATTTGCACCCAAAACCGTGGCAAACTTCAAGAAGCGTGCCGAGGAGGGATTCTATGACGGAAAGCCGTTCTTTGCGTTACAAAAAGGTATTTACGCAATTACCGGCGCTTCAAACGATGAAGGTACGGAGGGCATTACCGACGACGGCAAGTTCATTGAGAACGAATGCTCAGTCAACCTTTGGCCGTTCAAGGGCGCACTTTTAGGATACAGCTCACAGCAGGGCTACTCGGACAGCCGTTTCTTCTTCACGGGAGCGCTTGAGATAACCGAAGAAAACAAAAAAGAGCTGAGAGGCTATACAGACCAGGAAACAAGCGCACAGGTAATCCCAGATGAGCTTATAACAGCCTTTGAGAAAAGAGGCAGTGTTCCGGGCTTTGCCGGCACTTACACGGTTTTCGGACAGGTGATAAACGGCTTTGACACGCTCGACAAGATACTCTGGTCGGCTTCCGACAAGAATACGATGAAGCCTCTTGAGGAAATCAAAATAGTAAAAGTTACACTTGACTCCTACAAGGACGGAAAGTTCACCATAGAAGAACCTACTTCCGACAAATATCTTACTGCCAAAGAAATTGCAGAGCTTCAAAACGAATCCAACGGTACAAGCGGCAGTAACAGCTCAACGGCAGGTTCTTCGGATTCATCATCAAACTAAAGCCTGCAGGCGAAAGGACCGAAAAAAATGAGGTTTAAGTCTTTATGCAAAGCTGCAGCGGCGGTAACTCTCGCCGCAGCCATGATAACGGCAAGCGGCTGTAATAACGAGAAAAACGATAACACAGCAGAAATAA
This window of the [Eubacterium] siraeum genome carries:
- a CDS encoding Hpt domain-containing protein, which codes for MTLEECYRALGGSYSEVLARLIDDKMITKYLNKFTEDTSYRDIFAALENNDYETAFRAAHTLKGICLNLGLENLYKAAYKVTEALRQKTDETTPEMLDELKSSYNSSILAIQQL
- the nadA gene encoding quinolinate synthase NadA; amino-acid sequence: MTVREMQDEILRIKKEKDICILAHAYQRQDILDVADFVGDSFALSQMAAKAPQSTVLMCGVRFMAETVKILSPQKKVLLSDSNAGCPMAEQMDKDLILQLKEMYPDYKVVAYINTTSELKTVCDVCVTSSSAVKIVKKLDSDKILFIPDCNLGDYVQTQCPDKTFKLVSGGCPTHLRMTVKDVEKAKAQHPDALLLVHPECAPAVTALADYAGSTTGIMSYAKKSDAKEFIIGTENSIVEHLSFDEPDKKFYPLSKDCVCHNMHLTNLATVYNCVCGNAGEEIVLDEEIRLGAKRCIDEMLRLGD
- a CDS encoding peptidylprolyl isomerase, encoding MKFRRKLAAVLAGIITVTAFSGCSMLGNQTTNALGTYDFTQMDLVQLNKPSEGQDVAVIETNLGTITAVLYAEFAPKTVANFKKRAEEGFYDGKPFFALQKGIYAITGASNDEGTEGITDDGKFIENECSVNLWPFKGALLGYSSQQGYSDSRFFFTGALEITEENKKELRGYTDQETSAQVIPDELITAFEKRGSVPGFAGTYTVFGQVINGFDTLDKILWSASDKNTMKPLEEIKIVKVTLDSYKDGKFTIEEPTSDKYLTAKEIAELQNESNGTSGSNSSTAGSSDSSSN